Sequence from the Prunus persica cultivar Lovell chromosome G5, Prunus_persica_NCBIv2, whole genome shotgun sequence genome:
ACACAATTGTTATTACACCGGATTGCTAATTGCACCCAATCTTAAAAGTTGACAAGTCAgagtttcctttttcttctataattttatcttttaagTGCTTCTTACTCTATTAAACTACATTATTAAATAGTAATTTTTTCCAATGAATATTTAAACagaattgtattttttgatacGAGAGAGGTAAATATGTttagaattatatatatatatatattttttatgtgcttcttgttgttgaatcatatattttttatgtgcttcttgttgttgaatcatatattttagtcattttttgggttgagcGTGATTCTCTCCATATTaattcaatatgttgttatgTTTGGTCATTAAAGAAGATGTACCCATATTTGATACATAgttgctttgtatttttatttgttcatgaATAATAACTATCGCTTAttctaaaaaaacaaactatGATAATCTATTTATGTCACTCCAAGGAATATGTCCAATCCTATGTGACACTTTTGTTGGGAAagatagagaaaaataaaagagccaATAAACTTGGCAATTCTAAGATCTGACTTTTTTCGATCTTGTGTAAATAAAATGAgcaaaaataacaattaatattttccactgtgaaaataatggaaataaaaataataacctCACCAAACTTCGGTGGCTAAActctctcttattttttctctcaagagGATTTTCCAGTATGCAGATGAAGTCATCAATGGCAACCGGAAAACGACAGGAACCCAGAATGTTCCATGCAGATGAAGTAGCTGTCGTTATCTGAGCCATCGACCAACACAAGAGACAACACGGGCCGATACAAATCAAATGCATACTCGTATTTCTTAAATTCATCAACAGGAGGACTTGCTCGGGTTCCATGCGCCGtatagtatatataaatatgtggtTGGCTTCTTGTTGGTAACTTGAGTTTTTCTGCAACCATATTCAAGCATTTATTACCAGAGTCTATGAGGAGGAggaattctgaatttttatgtccttcatttgatttatttcttgaagaaaaaaatatttgggaAATTTCAAATAGCAAATAGCTAGGTAGGTACTCtgctcttctcttctctgctgCGTCTACAGATTCATAGGTATATATCATCATATGTTCTTCAATTCCTCTCTCAAAAATGGCATTTTAATTAGGattgtctttttgtttttcttattttatgtttGCAGAGGAGAGGAGTTAAATAAAGCTCATTTCCAGCTCCAGAGCAGTGTGGTGAAGGGAGGGAAAATAATAACAAGTATAATTCAGGTTCAGCAAGGATGGAGGTTTTGCAGCTCTTCATCACCGCCTCAATTCCGGTGCTGAAAGTGCTCTTGATCACTGCGCTTGGCTCATATCTTGCGCTTGATAGCGTCAACATTCTCGGGGAAGACACTAGGAAGCACTTAAACACTGTAACTTCTTATTTCATTCATGCAATTTTCATTTAGTATCTTCGTCCACATAGATTCTGTGGCTACCTTAGATTGTGTTGGATGCTAAAATCATAGAATTTTTGTGTATGGTTTCACTCTTTCTACATACCCAAGTGTGTTTTTTTATCAACAGGTTGTATTTTACGTATTGAGTCCCGCCCTGGTGAGCAGCAACCTTGCGCGGACAATAACATATGAAAGCATGGTTAAGCTGTGagttaaaattaatttcaatatGGTTAATGCACCAGTTTGTTTCATGTAGGCAGATTTATTGCTCAAGCTTTATTGGTTAAAACTTTAAAACAAGTTTGATATGATTGaatgtgtatatatttgtatgtGTAGGTGGTTCATGCCGGTGAATATCCTCATCACATTTATTGTTGGTTCGATACTAGGATGGATACTCCTCCTGCTAACAAGACCTCCTGCACATCTGCGAGGCCTCGTCTTGGGTTGCTGTGCTGCAGGTAAACACATATTTAagcatatatatgtttaattGAACAATTTGTTCCCCTAAATTGccttctaatttttatttattctttctaAATCACTGATAAAATACACCTTGTTTCTCCTGAGTTGATTTAAACAGGAAATTTGGGGAACTTGCTCCTCATTATAGTCCCAGCTGTTTGTAAAGAAAAAGGGAGCCCATTTGGAGCTCCTGATGTCTGTCGTACTTATGGATTGGCTTATGCTTCACTTTCAATGGCGGTacattgcttcttcttctgctaaTATTTTTGGTCTCGAACTTCCTTTATCTAGTTTTGTATTACTCAAAGTAAGGAATTATGGGGAACATGCTCAAGTTAAGTTTTGATAGTTTACCACCATTCTTTCAGACTATGTTCTCTCACATGTGATTGCAAATTACTGGTTGTCGAAGTCGAGATCAATCTTCGATACCATGATAAGTTTAGCCAGATCTTAAATGGCTGAATTTAAGAGATTACTTCAAGCATGAGCTTTCTGTATATCAGATGACAGGCACAATCCAATTCTGGACAAGCATGCATATATGTTTTGTGAACACTCTCTTTTTTAGTGCATTctcttgaaatattttctttttatttagtaCAATCAGCCTTGTTCATACAATTGGTTTTGCTCTTCAGATAGGAGCCATTTATTTGTGGTCCTATGTGTATAATATTGTGCGGATATCTGCAAAGAGAGGCACCCAAGATTCAACCCAGTCTCCGGTGAGATCCTCCACACCGAACGAAATAAGTTGCACTGAGCCTCTGCTTTCTTCAAAGGAATCTGAGGTAGTGGAGGACAATGCCAATCATTATGCACTGCCCTGCACTATATCTGAGGAAAACGCTAAGGTTGCTAACTCCATGAATTTACCCTGTTTTTCCAACTATTTAAGATATTCTTTATAAAGAGAATGTTTCTTGTTTGAATGTATGATCCGCAGTATGCCAATATAACATCgcccttttctgttttttttttttccctttttcaatttctgatCAATGCCGTTTGTCATGGCAGATGACAACTTCAGGGAAAATAAAGCAACGTATAATGATGGTGTTTGGAAAGCTCAATCTGAAAACAATATTTGCCCCTTCTACGACTGGAGCAGTATGTCCTTCCAGCACTTAATGCACATACATCTTGATGCACATTTAGTTCTGTTTTATTAACACATTGACCAAACccagcttctttttttcttgtatagATTGTTGGTTTTTCAATTGGACTCATCCCTCAGATTCGAAAAGCACTGATAGGAGATGGTGCTCCTCTACGGGTGGTTCAAGACACTGCTTCTTTGTTGGGGTATAAAACTTATGCCCACACTGTAACCAACGCTAGTGATTTATCCGTGTTCTTCGCACTTATTAGTCTTTTAACTTCTTCTTTATGATCGCAGAGATGGAGCTATCCCAACTCTCACTTTGATAATAGGAGGAAACCTACTTAAAGGTAATATAACTCCTAAAAGCTCCacctttttccattttcatatttatttttcagtttttactGACTTTCACTTTGTTCTCTCAGGTTTGAGAGGGCCAGGGATGCAGAAATCTCTGGTTGTTGGCATCATCATTGTTCGTTATGTTGCCCTGCCTCTTATAGGAATATTGGTAATTAAAGGTGCACTCAAACTTGGGTTGGTGCACTCTGATCCATTGTATCTGTTTGTTCTTTTGCTTCAGTTTTCACTCCCACCAGCGATGAACATAGGTATGCTACGCTCTTCTGATGTTatttttccttccaatttttgcAATGCAAATTACAATTTGCCCCACTGGTTATTTCTCATAATCAACAGACATTCTTTTTCCTAACAAATTGATTGTGTTGTTTCCCTTTACAATATGCTTTATCTTCCTTATGTATGGCAGGAACAATAACTCAATTGTTCGGAGCAGGAGAAAAGGAATGTTCAGTTATCATGCTGTGGACTTATGCTTTCGCTTCAGTATCACTTACTTTTTGGTCCGCCTTTTTCATGTGGCTTGTGGCCCGAGTGTGAAACAGCTACAAAGCATCCTCCATTGAAGCAAAATTTTACATCCATCTTCTAAC
This genomic interval carries:
- the LOC18777904 gene encoding protein PIN-LIKES 3, with translation MEVLQLFITASIPVLKVLLITALGSYLALDSVNILGEDTRKHLNTVVFYVLSPALVSSNLARTITYESMVKLWFMPVNILITFIVGSILGWILLLLTRPPAHLRGLVLGCCAAGNLGNLLLIIVPAVCKEKGSPFGAPDVCRTYGLAYASLSMAIGAIYLWSYVYNIVRISAKRGTQDSTQSPVRSSTPNEISCTEPLLSSKESEVVEDNANHYALPCTISEENAKMTTSGKIKQRIMMVFGKLNLKTIFAPSTTGAIVGFSIGLIPQIRKALIGDGAPLRVVQDTASLLGDGAIPTLTLIIGGNLLKGLRGPGMQKSLVVGIIIVRYVALPLIGILVIKGALKLGLVHSDPLYLFVLLLQFSLPPAMNIGTITQLFGAGEKECSVIMLWTYAFASVSLTFWSAFFMWLVARV